The Sphingosinicellaceae bacterium genome includes the window GGGGCGACGTCGCGAAGATTTCGTTTGGCGGTGGTCGAGAGAAGTTTCGCGACAACAGCCCGTGTCGCGCGACGTGATGTCCGTCCCCCAGCCAAGAGACAGGGCTTGAGCCACCCCCTCCCACCCGCTAAAGGATCGCCCTTCGGGCGGCCGTTGGTGCCGCCCGTTTGCGTTGGCGAGAAGGCCCACGACGATGACGATCACGGCTATGATGCCTGTCTACGGCCGCTGCGAGGTCGCTCCGGTGCGCGGCGAAGGCTGCTACCTGTACGATGCCGAAGGGCGCGAATGGCTCGACTTCGCCAGCGGCATCGCGGTCAACGCGCTCGGCCATAGCCATCCGCACCTGATCGGCGCGATCCAGAAGCAGGCCGCGACGCTGATGCACATCAGCAACCTGTACGGCGCGCCCGACCAGGCCCGCACCGCGCAGCGCCTTGTCGACCGGACCTTCGCCGACACGGTATTCTTCACCAATTCGGGTGCGGAAGCGCTCGAGTGCGCGATCAAGACCTGCCGCCGCCATCATTTCGCCGCCGGCAACCCGCAGAAGTATCGGATCCTGACGTTCTCGAACGCCTTTCACGGGCGGACGATGGCGACGATCTCGGTGACCGACCAGCATAAGCTCCGCGACGGCTTCGAGCCGCTGCCCGACTGGGCGACGGTGCTGCCGTTCGGCGATCTCGAAGCCGCAACTGCAGCGATCGACGACAGCATCGGCGGCATCCTCGTCGAACCTATCCAGGGCGAGGGCGGCATCCGCCCCGGTACCCAGGCGTTCCTGCAGGGCCTGCGCGACCTCGCCGACAAGCACGGGCTCCTGCTCATCTTCGACGAGGTCCAATGCGGCGTCGGGCGCACCGGCGAACTGTTCGCCTATGAGCATTACGGCATCGTCCCCGACATCATGTCGATCGCCAAGGGTATCGGCGGCGGCTTCCCGGTCGGGGCGTGCCTCGCCACCGAGCACGCTGCCAGCGGCATGGTCGTCGGCACCCACGGCTCGACCTTCGGCGGCAATCCGCTGGCGATGGCAGCGGCGAACGCCTGCCTCGATATCATCGACGACCGCGCCTTCCTCGACCACGTCAAGGACATGGGGCTGCGGCTGCGCCAGGGCCTCGAGCAGATGATCCCGAACCACGATCACCTGTTCGAGAGCGTTCGCGGCGTCGGGCTGATGCTCGGCCTCAAGATGAAATCCGACAGCCGCGCCTTCGTCGGCCACGCGCGCAGCCACGGCATCCTGACCGTCGCCGCCGGGGACAACGTCATCCGCCTGCTGCCGCCGCTGATCATCGAGGAGCGCCACGTCCGCGAGGCGATCGACAAGCTCAGCGACGCGGCGCGGGCCTACGTCCCCGCCCAAGCTGCCTGACCGTGAGGCATTTCCTCGACCTCGCGACGCCCGGCAAGGCAGCGCTGCGGACGATCCTCGACGAAGCGCATCGGCGCAAGGCGGCGCGCGCCGGCTTGCCCAAGGGTGCGCTCGACTCAGATGCGCCGCTGACCGGGCACAGTCTCGCAATGATCTTCGAGAAG containing:
- a CDS encoding aspartate aminotransferase family protein — protein: MTITAMMPVYGRCEVAPVRGEGCYLYDAEGREWLDFASGIAVNALGHSHPHLIGAIQKQAATLMHISNLYGAPDQARTAQRLVDRTFADTVFFTNSGAEALECAIKTCRRHHFAAGNPQKYRILTFSNAFHGRTMATISVTDQHKLRDGFEPLPDWATVLPFGDLEAATAAIDDSIGGILVEPIQGEGGIRPGTQAFLQGLRDLADKHGLLLIFDEVQCGVGRTGELFAYEHYGIVPDIMSIAKGIGGGFPVGACLATEHAASGMVVGTHGSTFGGNPLAMAAANACLDIIDDRAFLDHVKDMGLRLRQGLEQMIPNHDHLFESVRGVGLMLGLKMKSDSRAFVGHARSHGILTVAAGDNVIRLLPPLIIEERHVREAIDKLSDAARAYVPAQAA